In the genome of Polaribacter atrinae, one region contains:
- the kynU gene encoding kynureninase — MHYQNSLSFAKQQDKEDALSHLRNQFHIPKDKNGKDWLYFTGNSLGLQPKSTKKYINQELEDWANLGVEGHFEAKNPWLNYHELLTDKMAKIVGAKPIEVVVMNTLTTNLHLLMVSFYRPTKTKYKIVIESDAFPSDRYAVQSQLEFHGFSKEDVIEWKPRTGDELLNIDDLETIVSEQGNEIALLLIGGVNYYTGQFLDLERIAQIGHAKDCIVGIDLAHGAGNIQPNLHDSGVDFAAWCTYKYLNSGPGSLAGLFVHEKHAKNKELPRFSGWWNHNKTTRFNMRMPFDVMEGAEGWQLSNPPILSMAAIKASLDLFDEVGMDALREKSEKLTGYFEFLINEIGSDDIKIITPSNPKERGCQLSIQVKNADKSLHKKLTEKHIITDWREPDVIRCAPTPLYNTFKDVYRMVSILKGLL, encoded by the coding sequence ATGCACTATCAAAATTCGTTATCGTTTGCTAAACAACAAGATAAAGAAGATGCCCTTTCTCATTTGCGAAATCAATTTCATATTCCGAAAGATAAAAACGGAAAAGATTGGTTGTATTTTACAGGGAATTCTTTAGGCTTACAGCCAAAATCTACTAAGAAATATATCAATCAAGAATTAGAAGATTGGGCAAATTTAGGTGTAGAAGGTCATTTTGAAGCAAAAAATCCGTGGTTGAATTACCATGAATTGTTAACTGATAAAATGGCGAAAATTGTTGGAGCAAAACCGATAGAAGTTGTGGTAATGAATACGCTAACAACAAACTTACATTTGTTAATGGTTTCTTTTTATAGACCAACAAAAACCAAATACAAGATTGTCATAGAGTCAGATGCTTTTCCTTCGGATAGATATGCCGTACAATCTCAATTAGAATTTCACGGATTTTCTAAAGAAGATGTGATTGAATGGAAACCAAGAACAGGAGACGAGTTACTAAATATTGATGATTTAGAAACCATTGTTTCTGAACAAGGAAATGAAATAGCTTTGTTATTAATTGGTGGCGTAAATTACTATACCGGTCAGTTTTTAGATTTAGAGCGAATCGCTCAGATTGGTCATGCTAAAGATTGCATAGTAGGAATCGATTTAGCACATGGAGCAGGAAACATTCAGCCAAATTTGCACGATTCTGGAGTAGATTTTGCCGCTTGGTGTACTTACAAATATTTAAATTCAGGTCCAGGAAGTTTAGCAGGGTTATTTGTGCATGAAAAACATGCTAAAAATAAAGAATTACCACGTTTTTCTGGTTGGTGGAATCATAACAAAACCACCCGTTTTAATATGCGCATGCCTTTTGATGTGATGGAAGGGGCAGAAGGTTGGCAGTTATCAAATCCGCCAATATTATCTATGGCAGCTATAAAAGCTTCTTTAGATTTATTTGACGAAGTGGGTATGGATGCTTTGCGTGAGAAATCAGAAAAATTAACAGGCTATTTCGAGTTTTTAATCAATGAAATCGGTTCTGACGATATTAAAATTATTACACCTTCAAATCCAAAAGAAAGAGGTTGTCAGTTATCAATTCAGGTTAAAAATGCTGATAAAAGTTTGCATAAAAAACTAACAGAAAAACATATTATTACAGATTGGCGAGAGCCAGACGTTATCCGTTGTGCACCAACGCCATTATATAATACTTTTAAAGATGTGTACAGAATGGTTTCAATTTTAAAAGGATTGTTATAA
- a CDS encoding M23 family metallopeptidase: MNKFLFIFILLISYNSFSQLNFKTYFKKAENGFEFLADNNEYCPVSVEVDLELVNLSTSNGNFRTYAIPARTTGFVITTLKAIKAGAYKYNSKTSYNYGDFENKVKDTVAAEEYIYNLPFKKGKKFKVSQGYNGVQTHQKINALDFIMPIGTDIYAAREGVVIKVVDYNTKTCVTKGCLEYNNFILIYHSDGTFSDYVHIDTNTAQVKPGDNVSKGQLIAKSGNIGWSTNPHLHFEVFKQDIIKRETLKTKFKINDGTEAPIYLEESVKYQRKY; this comes from the coding sequence ATGAATAAATTTCTATTTATTTTCATTTTATTAATTTCTTATAATTCATTCTCTCAACTTAATTTTAAAACCTATTTTAAAAAAGCAGAGAATGGATTTGAGTTTTTAGCAGACAACAATGAGTATTGTCCGGTTTCGGTTGAGGTAGATTTAGAGCTAGTTAATTTATCAACATCCAACGGAAATTTTAGAACCTATGCAATTCCTGCAAGAACCACAGGCTTTGTTATTACTACATTAAAAGCAATAAAAGCGGGCGCTTACAAGTATAATTCAAAAACAAGCTATAATTACGGAGATTTTGAAAATAAAGTAAAAGACACCGTTGCAGCAGAAGAATACATTTACAACCTTCCTTTTAAAAAAGGAAAAAAGTTTAAAGTATCTCAAGGTTATAATGGCGTTCAAACGCATCAGAAAATAAATGCATTAGATTTTATAATGCCAATTGGCACAGATATTTATGCCGCAAGAGAAGGCGTTGTAATTAAAGTGGTAGATTACAACACAAAAACATGTGTTACAAAAGGCTGCTTAGAGTATAATAATTTTATTTTAATCTATCATTCAGATGGTACATTCTCAGATTATGTACACATAGATACCAATACAGCGCAAGTAAAACCAGGCGATAACGTATCAAAAGGTCAGTTAATCGCTAAAAGTGGAAATATTGGTTGGTCTACCAATCCGCATTTACATTTTGAAGTTTTTAAACAAGATATTATCAAGCGAGAAACACTTAAAACAAAGTTTAAGATTAACGACGGTACAGAAGCGCCAATTTATTTAGAAGAAAGCGTAAAGTATCAAAGAAAGTATTAA
- a CDS encoding C40 family peptidase, with translation MKPLKHLLLLALFIFLSCNSKNNPTDELTNIYTTLKTTYAPDKRVELFDVNFEFVDNQLILEGETTSKQAFSILLDSLKNRNLNFTNNVRILPDDAVGLKQYAIARNSVINIRSNPKHSAELGTQGLLGMPLKVLDKKGDFYRIQTPDTYISWVDKGGIHLMNKSEFDAWNDAKKIIFTKNYGYTYIDKSKDSQIVSDITLGGLLKYISEDNDFYEVKYPDNRIGFIKKDEAVIYSSWLESVVATKENVETVAKTMNGFPYLWGGTSSKGIDCSGFTKMVYLMNGFIIPRDASQQINAGETVDKDLKFEGLEKGDLMFFGKKATADKKQRVTHVGIWLGNGKMEFIHAAGNVHLSSMDSKESNYDGFNKNRYLGSKRYLGVKDEMIVDLKEVIKL, from the coding sequence ATGAAACCTTTAAAACATTTATTATTACTTGCCCTTTTTATTTTTTTATCTTGTAATAGCAAAAACAACCCTACAGACGAGTTAACAAACATTTACACCACATTAAAAACAACCTATGCACCAGATAAACGTGTAGAATTGTTTGATGTAAATTTTGAGTTTGTAGACAATCAACTTATTTTAGAAGGAGAAACTACCTCTAAACAAGCTTTTTCTATCTTGTTGGATAGTTTAAAAAATAGAAATTTAAACTTTACCAACAACGTGCGTATTTTACCAGATGATGCAGTGGGTTTAAAACAATATGCAATCGCTAGAAATTCTGTAATTAACATTCGTTCTAACCCAAAACATTCTGCTGAATTAGGTACACAAGGTTTACTTGGAATGCCATTAAAAGTATTGGATAAAAAAGGTGATTTCTATAGAATTCAAACGCCAGATACATATATTTCTTGGGTAGATAAAGGAGGTATTCATTTGATGAATAAAAGTGAATTTGATGCTTGGAACGATGCTAAGAAAATAATCTTCACCAAAAATTATGGATATACCTACATTGATAAATCTAAAGATTCTCAAATTGTATCTGACATTACTTTAGGTGGATTATTGAAATATATTTCTGAAGACAATGATTTCTATGAAGTAAAATATCCTGATAATAGAATTGGATTTATTAAAAAAGATGAAGCTGTTATTTACAGTTCTTGGTTAGAAAGCGTGGTTGCAACCAAAGAAAATGTTGAAACTGTAGCTAAAACTATGAATGGTTTTCCTTATTTATGGGGAGGAACTTCTAGTAAAGGAATTGATTGTAGTGGTTTTACTAAAATGGTGTATTTAATGAATGGTTTTATCATTCCTAGAGATGCGTCTCAGCAAATAAATGCAGGTGAAACAGTAGATAAAGACTTAAAATTTGAAGGTTTAGAAAAAGGGGATTTAATGTTCTTCGGAAAAAAAGCTACAGCAGATAAAAAACAACGTGTTACACATGTAGGTATTTGGCTTGGAAATGGCAAAATGGAATTTATACACGCAGCAGGTAACGTGCATTTGAGTTCTATGGATTCTAAAGAATCTAATTATGATGGGTTTAATAAAAACAGGTATTTAGGTAGTAAGCGTTATTTAGGCGTAAAGGATGAAATGATTGTTGATTTAAAAGAGGTGATAAAACTTTAG
- a CDS encoding DUF1697 domain-containing protein — MKKYIVLLRGINVSGKNKLPMAELRELLNDLGFKNVQTYIQSGNIILESYEGKSVICNKINEGIQNKFGFDVPVIARTIPQFKKAIASYPFPIDNTKIVGFVFLNKKVYVSKIDVKDIDNDKYLIDNDMVFIYCETGFAKTKLSNNLFERKLLVSATTRNYNTTLKLLELAESN, encoded by the coding sequence ATGAAAAAATATATAGTTTTATTAAGAGGAATTAATGTGTCGGGAAAAAATAAACTCCCAATGGCAGAACTACGTGAATTATTAAACGATTTAGGTTTTAAAAACGTACAAACCTATATTCAGAGTGGAAACATTATTTTAGAATCATATGAAGGTAAATCTGTAATTTGTAATAAAATTAATGAAGGAATTCAAAATAAATTTGGTTTTGATGTTCCTGTAATTGCAAGAACAATTCCTCAATTTAAAAAAGCAATTGCTAGTTATCCTTTTCCAATAGACAATACCAAAATAGTAGGATTTGTTTTCTTAAACAAAAAAGTATATGTATCAAAAATTGATGTAAAAGATATTGATAACGATAAATATCTAATTGATAATGATATGGTTTTTATTTATTGTGAAACTGGTTTTGCTAAAACAAAACTTTCTAATAATTTATTTGAAAGAAAATTGCTTGTTAGCGCCACAACTAGAAATTATAATACCACATTAAAGTTGTTGGAGTTGGCAGAAAGCAATTAA
- a CDS encoding FAD-dependent oxidoreductase, which translates to MNRKDKIVIIGAGLCGSLLALRLAQRDYKIELYESRPDLRTVDISAGRSINLALSDRGFKALRLCGVEEQAREICIPMYGRLMHDNAGNTFASNYSGRENEYINSISRGDLNALLLNEAEKHENVNIYFNKKCKNVDIENNTAHFKDYKTKEEFSVKADVLFGTDGAGSSLRKSYYLERKFLFSYSQNYLNHGYKELEIPADKNGEHQISNQHLHIWPRGDFMLIALPNLDGSFTVTLFLSYNEGEFNFENLTSEEKITAFFEKEFPDALAIIPNIKEEFLNNPTGALGTIKCSPWSYQNKTVLLGDAAHAIVPFYGQGMNASFEDVTVFDEILNQDLDSWKTVFKTYEKVRKQDTDAIADLAIDNFYEMRDHVANPIFKEKRKIEMDLEKTFPTEYFSKYSLVTFNENIGYDNAMKKGRAQDKALLNLIAGNEVHTHLNMTKEELRVVLEKVIVETNTILEEDKIAGL; encoded by the coding sequence ATGAACAGAAAAGATAAAATAGTAATCATCGGAGCAGGACTTTGCGGTTCTCTTTTAGCCTTACGGTTAGCACAAAGAGATTATAAAATTGAATTATATGAAAGCAGACCAGATTTAAGAACGGTAGATATTTCTGCAGGAAGGTCTATCAACTTAGCTTTGTCAGATAGAGGTTTTAAAGCTTTACGTTTATGTGGAGTAGAAGAGCAAGCAAGAGAAATTTGCATACCAATGTACGGGCGATTAATGCATGATAATGCAGGAAATACGTTTGCCTCTAATTATTCGGGGCGAGAAAATGAATATATCAATTCTATTTCTCGTGGCGATTTAAACGCACTTTTATTAAACGAAGCAGAAAAGCACGAAAACGTAAATATTTATTTTAATAAAAAATGTAAAAACGTAGATATAGAGAATAATACGGCACATTTTAAAGATTACAAAACCAAAGAAGAATTTTCTGTAAAAGCAGACGTCCTTTTCGGAACAGATGGTGCTGGTTCTTCATTAAGAAAAAGCTATTATTTAGAGCGTAAATTTTTATTTAGTTATTCTCAAAACTACTTAAATCACGGATATAAAGAATTAGAAATTCCTGCGGATAAAAACGGAGAACATCAAATTAGTAATCAACATTTACATATTTGGCCTCGTGGTGATTTTATGTTAATTGCGTTGCCAAATTTAGATGGAAGCTTTACTGTTACACTCTTTTTAAGTTATAATGAAGGCGAGTTTAATTTTGAGAACTTAACATCAGAAGAAAAAATTACAGCCTTTTTCGAAAAAGAATTTCCAGACGCTTTGGCGATCATTCCGAATATAAAAGAAGAATTTTTAAACAACCCAACAGGTGCTTTAGGAACCATAAAATGTTCACCTTGGAGTTATCAAAATAAAACCGTTTTATTGGGCGATGCAGCACACGCAATTGTGCCTTTTTATGGACAAGGAATGAATGCTTCTTTTGAAGATGTTACTGTTTTTGATGAAATTTTAAATCAAGATTTAGATTCTTGGAAAACTGTTTTTAAAACCTACGAGAAAGTAAGAAAACAAGACACCGATGCTATTGCAGATCTAGCAATTGACAACTTTTACGAAATGAGAGATCACGTTGCTAATCCTATTTTTAAAGAAAAAAGAAAGATAGAAATGGATTTGGAGAAAACGTTTCCAACCGAATATTTTTCTAAATATTCTTTGGTTACCTTCAATGAAAATATTGGTTATGACAACGCCATGAAAAAAGGAAGAGCACAAGACAAAGCCTTGTTAAATTTAATTGCAGGGAATGAAGTACACACGCATTTAAACATGACAAAAGAGGAATTGAGAGTTGTTTTAGAGAAAGTAATTGTAGAAACAAATACCATTTTAGAGGAAGATAAAATTGCTGGCTTGTAA
- the serA gene encoding phosphoglycerate dehydrogenase: MISTKRNYIFDFDSTLTRVEALDVLAEITLENNPKKDTIIQEIIDITNLGIDGEISFTESLERRIKLLKANQADLSGLVAALKKQVSKSIESNKEFFENFADDIYVISCGFKEFIDPIVKEYNIPSERVYANTFEFAEDGEIIGFDANNPLSQHNGKIKCLKDMNLEGEIQVIGDGYSDYVTREAGVADKFFAYTENVSRIKTTENADHIAPNLDEFLYVNKLPRNISYPKNRIKILLLENVHPDAFKKLSTDGFSVETVSKSLSEDELIEKIKDVHVLGIRSKTNVTQKVVDAAEKLMVVSAFCIGTKQIDLEACKEKGIVVFNAPYSNTRSVVELAIGEIIMLMRSVFQRSTEIHNGQWNKTAEGSREVRGKKLGIVGYGNIGKQLSILAEALGMDVYYYDVEDTLGLGNATKLDKLSDLLAISDVVTLHIDDNSANKNFIGEKEISQMKDGAILVNLARGFVVDIPALVAALKSGKLAGAAVDVYPSEPRKNGEFFTELQGLPNVILTPHVGGSTEEAQRDIADFVPSKIMAYINSGNTVDAVNFPNIRLPRQTNAHRFLHIHKNVPGVMAKINKVLAEYELNINGQYLSTDPKVGYVITDLDKEYNKEVLDALREIEGTIKFRVLY; this comes from the coding sequence ATGATTAGCACAAAAAGAAATTATATTTTCGATTTTGACAGCACTTTAACACGTGTAGAAGCATTAGATGTTTTAGCAGAAATAACCTTAGAAAACAATCCTAAAAAAGACACAATTATTCAAGAAATAATTGATATTACCAATTTAGGGATTGATGGCGAAATATCCTTCACAGAGTCATTAGAAAGAAGAATAAAATTATTAAAAGCTAACCAAGCAGATTTATCTGGTTTAGTAGCAGCTTTAAAAAAGCAAGTATCAAAATCCATAGAAAGCAACAAAGAGTTTTTCGAAAACTTTGCAGATGATATTTATGTGATTTCTTGCGGATTTAAAGAATTTATAGATCCTATTGTAAAAGAATACAATATACCTTCAGAAAGAGTGTATGCAAATACTTTTGAGTTTGCAGAAGATGGGGAGATTATTGGTTTTGATGCCAACAATCCACTTTCTCAGCACAACGGAAAAATAAAGTGTTTAAAAGACATGAATCTCGAAGGAGAAATACAAGTTATTGGTGATGGGTACAGCGATTATGTAACTAGAGAAGCAGGTGTAGCAGATAAGTTTTTTGCATACACAGAAAACGTTTCTAGAATTAAAACTACAGAAAATGCAGACCACATTGCCCCAAATTTAGATGAATTTTTATACGTAAACAAGTTGCCAAGAAATATCTCATACCCAAAGAATAGAATTAAAATATTATTATTAGAAAACGTACATCCAGATGCTTTTAAGAAGTTGTCTACAGATGGTTTTTCTGTAGAAACAGTTTCTAAAAGTTTGTCTGAAGATGAATTAATAGAAAAAATAAAAGACGTACATGTTTTAGGAATTCGTTCTAAAACGAATGTAACTCAGAAAGTAGTTGATGCAGCAGAAAAATTAATGGTAGTAAGTGCCTTTTGTATTGGTACCAAACAAATTGATCTAGAAGCGTGTAAAGAAAAAGGAATCGTTGTTTTTAACGCACCATATAGTAATACACGTTCTGTGGTAGAGTTAGCTATCGGAGAAATTATTATGTTAATGCGTAGTGTTTTTCAAAGAAGTACAGAAATTCACAATGGTCAGTGGAACAAAACAGCAGAAGGTTCTAGAGAAGTTCGTGGTAAAAAACTAGGTATTGTTGGTTATGGTAATATTGGTAAACAATTATCAATTTTAGCAGAAGCTTTAGGTATGGATGTTTATTATTACGATGTAGAAGATACTTTAGGTTTAGGTAATGCAACTAAGTTAGATAAATTATCAGACTTATTGGCAATATCAGACGTGGTTACTTTACATATAGATGACAACTCTGCTAACAAAAACTTTATTGGAGAAAAAGAAATTTCTCAAATGAAAGACGGAGCAATTTTAGTAAACCTAGCTAGAGGTTTTGTGGTAGATATTCCTGCATTGGTTGCTGCTTTAAAAAGCGGAAAATTAGCAGGTGCTGCAGTAGATGTGTATCCTTCTGAACCAAGAAAAAATGGTGAATTTTTTACAGAGTTACAAGGTTTACCAAACGTAATTTTAACACCGCATGTTGGTGGTAGTACAGAAGAAGCGCAAAGAGATATTGCAGACTTTGTACCAAGTAAAATTATGGCATACATTAATTCTGGAAATACAGTAGATGCTGTAAATTTCCCAAATATTCGTTTACCAAGACAAACAAATGCACACCGTTTTTTACATATTCATAAGAATGTGCCGGGTGTTATGGCTAAAATTAATAAAGTTTTAGCAGAATATGAATTAAATATCAACGGTCAGTACTTATCTACAGATCCAAAAGTTGGCTATGTAATTACAGATTTAGACAAAGAATACAACAAAGAAGTTTTAGATGCCTTAAGAGAAATTGAAGGGACAATTAAATTTAGAGTGTTGTATTAG
- a CDS encoding YiiX/YebB-like N1pC/P60 family cysteine hydrolase produces the protein MFSCQNNQNKNNFELKQGDLLFQNTGTGDIDNAIKDVTATSLAKNYSHVGMAMKKDGKWFVIEAFPKEGVSQTPLTKFLNRNKNKFNKSATTVARLDNYYQPYIAKAIAYGVERINTPYDEIFLWDDNSYYCSELVYKMFSSQDLPKDAIPFLTHPMTFNDSTGIPMPSWKTYYKTRNQPIPEGIEGTNPNLMASSPRIKFVHDYENE, from the coding sequence TTGTTCAGTTGCCAGAACAACCAAAACAAAAATAATTTTGAATTAAAACAAGGTGATTTACTGTTTCAAAATACAGGAACTGGCGATATTGATAATGCTATTAAAGATGTAACTGCAACTTCATTAGCTAAAAACTATTCGCATGTTGGTATGGCAATGAAAAAGGATGGAAAATGGTTTGTAATAGAAGCGTTTCCTAAAGAGGGAGTTTCTCAAACTCCTTTAACAAAGTTTCTGAACAGAAATAAAAATAAGTTTAACAAATCTGCCACTACGGTTGCAAGACTAGATAACTATTACCAACCTTATATTGCTAAAGCAATAGCGTATGGAGTAGAAAGAATAAATACACCTTATGATGAGATTTTTTTATGGGATGACAATTCTTATTATTGCTCTGAATTAGTTTATAAAATGTTTTCTTCTCAAGATTTACCAAAAGATGCTATTCCGTTTCTTACGCATCCAATGACGTTTAACGACAGCACAGGAATTCCTATGCCTAGTTGGAAAACTTATTACAAAACACGCAACCAGCCAATTCCGGAGGGAATTGAAGGTACAAACCCTAATTTGATGGCTAGCAGCCCTCGTATTAAATTTGTGCATGATTATGAGAATGAATAA
- the gcvP gene encoding aminomethyl-transferring glycine dehydrogenase, whose protein sequence is MNTNLFQNRHIGPNKEEQEKMLSTIKADNLDQLIYQTVPDDIRLENELDLAPAKSEYEYLAHIKELSEKNKVFKSYIGLGYHEAIVPSVIQRNILENPGWYTAYTPYQAEIAQGRLEALLNFQTMVCDLTGMELANASLLDESTAAAEAMALLFDVRERAQKKAGVNKFFVSEEILPQTLSVLQTRATPIGIELVVGNHEEFDFSEEFFGAILQYPGKHGQVYDYTTFVAKANENNIKVAVAADILSLVKLKAPAEFGVDVVVGTTQRFGIPLGYGGPHAGYFATKDKYKRSIPGRIIGITKDVNGERALRMALQTREQHIKREKATSNICTAQVLLAVMAGMYAVYHGKSGLQFIADSVHNKTKLVADYLDKAGFKQLNTSYFDTLLVEIDCIKLKSVAESFKVNFNYVDKKHISISINEATTQKDLMNLFTIFGQLKKKPIASETVDDFHQILTKESFGADFEVITENTKRSTPFLENDVFNTYQSETDMMRYIKKLERKDLALNHSMISLGSCTMKLNAASEMLPLSNPQWGNIHPFVPLNQAEGYQQVLKRLEHQLNIITGFAGTSLQPNSGAQGEFAGLMTIRAYHESNNDSHRNICLIPASAHGTNPASAVMAGMKVVVTKTDEKGNIDVEDLRAKAILHKDNLAALMVTYPSTHGVYEKAIKEITQIIHNNGGQVYMDGANMNAQVGLTNPATIGADVCHLNLHKTFAIPHGGGGPGVGPICVAPQLVPFLPTNPVIATGGENAITAISAAPWGSSLVCLISYGYITMLGAKGLTDATKNAILNANYIKERLHGHYNSLYTGEMNRAAHEMIIDCRDFKQNGIEVVDIAKRLMDYGFHAPTVSFPVAGTMMIEPTESESIAELDRFCDAMISIREEIKNATKEDENNPLKNAPHTQEMLTADEWTLPYTRKQAAFPLPYIAENKFWPTVRRVDDAFGDRNLICSCNPIEDYM, encoded by the coding sequence ATGAATACAAATTTGTTTCAAAACAGACATATTGGTCCTAACAAAGAGGAGCAAGAAAAAATGTTATCAACTATAAAAGCGGATAATTTAGATCAGTTAATTTACCAAACTGTTCCAGATGATATTCGTTTAGAAAATGAGTTGGATTTAGCGCCTGCTAAGAGCGAATACGAGTATTTAGCGCACATCAAAGAATTATCAGAAAAAAATAAAGTTTTTAAAAGTTATATTGGTTTAGGATATCATGAGGCAATTGTGCCAAGTGTAATTCAGCGTAACATTTTAGAAAACCCAGGTTGGTATACAGCATATACACCTTACCAAGCAGAAATTGCACAAGGTAGATTAGAAGCTTTGTTAAATTTTCAAACAATGGTTTGTGATTTAACAGGAATGGAATTGGCAAATGCCTCATTATTAGACGAAAGTACTGCCGCTGCAGAAGCAATGGCTTTATTATTTGACGTTAGAGAAAGAGCACAAAAAAAAGCAGGTGTAAATAAGTTTTTTGTATCCGAAGAAATTTTACCTCAAACATTGTCTGTTTTACAAACACGCGCTACTCCTATTGGTATAGAATTAGTGGTTGGAAACCATGAGGAATTTGATTTTTCTGAGGAATTTTTCGGAGCAATTTTACAATATCCTGGTAAACATGGTCAAGTTTATGATTATACAACCTTTGTTGCCAAAGCCAATGAAAACAACATTAAAGTAGCGGTTGCTGCAGATATTTTATCATTGGTAAAATTAAAAGCACCTGCAGAATTTGGTGTTGATGTTGTGGTAGGAACTACGCAACGTTTCGGAATTCCGTTAGGATACGGAGGTCCTCATGCTGGTTATTTTGCTACAAAAGACAAATATAAAAGAAGTATTCCTGGACGTATTATTGGTATTACCAAAGACGTAAATGGAGAACGCGCTTTACGTATGGCACTACAAACACGTGAGCAGCATATTAAAAGAGAAAAAGCAACTTCTAACATTTGTACAGCACAAGTTTTACTAGCAGTTATGGCGGGTATGTATGCGGTTTACCATGGTAAAAGTGGTTTACAATTTATTGCAGATTCTGTACATAATAAAACAAAATTAGTTGCAGATTACTTAGACAAAGCTGGTTTTAAACAATTAAATACTTCATATTTTGATACTTTATTGGTAGAAATAGATTGTATTAAATTAAAATCTGTTGCAGAGTCTTTTAAAGTAAACTTTAATTATGTTGATAAAAAACACATTTCTATCTCTATAAATGAAGCAACTACTCAGAAAGATTTAATGAACTTGTTTACCATTTTTGGTCAACTTAAAAAGAAACCGATTGCATCGGAAACTGTAGACGATTTTCATCAGATTTTAACCAAAGAATCTTTTGGTGCAGATTTTGAAGTTATTACAGAAAACACAAAAAGAAGCACACCTTTTCTAGAAAACGATGTGTTTAACACGTATCAATCTGAAACAGATATGATGCGCTATATTAAAAAACTAGAGCGTAAAGATTTGGCCTTAAATCATTCTATGATTTCTTTAGGTTCTTGCACCATGAAATTGAATGCTGCATCTGAAATGTTACCTTTAAGCAATCCACAATGGGGAAATATTCACCCTTTTGTACCACTAAACCAAGCTGAAGGATATCAACAAGTTTTAAAAAGATTAGAGCATCAATTAAATATTATTACAGGTTTTGCAGGAACTTCTTTACAACCAAATTCTGGTGCACAAGGTGAGTTTGCTGGTTTAATGACTATTAGAGCGTACCACGAATCTAATAACGATTCTCATAGAAATATCTGTTTAATTCCTGCTTCTGCACATGGTACAAACCCTGCTTCTGCTGTTATGGCCGGTATGAAGGTTGTAGTTACCAAAACCGATGAAAAAGGAAATATTGACGTAGAAGATCTACGTGCTAAAGCAATTTTGCATAAAGATAATTTAGCTGCTTTAATGGTTACCTATCCTTCTACACATGGAGTTTACGAAAAAGCAATTAAAGAGATTACTCAAATAATTCATAATAACGGCGGTCAAGTTTATATGGACGGTGCAAATATGAATGCACAAGTAGGATTGACAAATCCTGCAACTATTGGTGCTGATGTTTGTCACTTAAATTTACACAAAACATTTGCCATTCCACATGGTGGTGGTGGACCAGGAGTTGGACCAATTTGTGTAGCTCCACAATTAGTACCGTTTTTACCTACAAACCCTGTAATTGCTACTGGAGGAGAAAATGCAATAACAGCTATTTCTGCTGCTCCTTGGGGTTCTTCTTTAGTTTGTTTAATTTCTTACGGATACATTACCATGTTAGGCGCAAAAGGTTTGACGGATGCTACCAAAAATGCCATCTTAAATGCCAATTATATTAAAGAACGTTTGCACGGACATTACAACAGTTTATACACTGGAGAAATGAACAGAGCAGCTCACGAAATGATTATTGATTGTCGTGATTTTAAACAAAACGGAATTGAAGTAGTAGACATTGCAAAGCGTTTAATGGATTATGGTTTTCACGCACCAACCGTTTCTTTCCCAGTTGCTGGAACCATGATGATTGAACCTACAGAGTCTGAATCTATTGCAGAATTAGATCGTTTTTGCGATGCTATGATTTCTATTCGTGAAGAAATTAAGAACGCAACAAAAGAAGATGAAAACAATCCTTTAAAAAACGCTCCTCATACGCAAGAAATGTTAACTGCAGATGAATGGACCTTACCATACACTAGAAAACAAGCGGCATTTCCTTTACCTTATATTGCTGAAAATAAATTTTGGCCTACAGTAAGAAGAGTTGATGATGCTTTTGGAGATAGAAACTTAATTTGTTCTTGCAACCCAATTGAAGATTATATGTAG